In Hyperolius riggenbachi isolate aHypRig1 chromosome 10, aHypRig1.pri, whole genome shotgun sequence, a genomic segment contains:
- the HMX3 gene encoding homeobox protein HMX3, whose translation MPETGQETSTTTTTTTSSSPPAKESPFSIKSLLTCEPSRAARPPKALFTPIKGTLDGAAFALSPLTDLSFPRLEIPGQRFALPAHYLERSPAWWYSYTLTHGVHTPRTEVPEKSLLLGPPSPVSGGERDSPEPLHSLKQDLDSKERDSKSPEEIILEESEPEEGKKDESGDDWKKREDSPDKKPCRKKKTRTVFSRSQVFQLESTFDMKRYLSSSERAGLAASLHLTETQVKIWFQNRRNKWKRQLAAELEAANLSHAAAQRIVRVPILYHENSSSAESASSAVNVPVSQPLLTFPHPVYYSHPVVTSVPLLRPV comes from the exons ATGCCTGAGACGGGACAGGAGACcagcactaccaccaccaccaccaccagcagcagcccaCCAGCCAAGGAGTCTCCCTTCTCCATCAAGAGCCTCCTGACCTGCGAGCCCTCCAGAGCGGCCCGGCCACCCAAAGCCCTCTTCACCCCCATCAAGGGGACCTTGGACGGGGCAGCTTTTGCCTTATCCCCACTgactgacctctccttcccccggCTGGAGATACCTGGCCAGAGGTTCGCCCTACCCGCCCACTACCTGGAGAGGTCGCCAGCCTGGTGGTACTCCTACACGCTGACCCATGGAGTCCACACGCCCAGGACGGAAG TTCCCGAGAAGAGCCTTCTGCTGGGTCCTCCTTCCCCGGTGTCTGGGGGCGAGAGGGACTCCCCGGAACCCCTCCACAGCCTCAAACAAGACCTGGACTCCAAAGAGAGGGACTCCAAGAGCCCCGAGGAGATCATCCTGGAGGAGAGCGAGCCCGAAGAAGGCAAGAAGGACGAGAGTGGAGACGACTGGAAGAAGCGTGAGGACAGTCCAGACAAGAAGCCCTGCAGGAAGAAGAAGACCAGGACGGTGTTCTCCAGAAGTCAGGTCTTCCAGCTGGAGTCCACCTTTGACATGAAAAGGTACCTGAGCAGCTCGGAGAGGGCAGGACTGGCGGCCTCCCTACACCTGACAGAGACTCAAGTGAAAATCTGGTTCCAGAACCGCAGGAACAAGTGGAAAAGGCAGCTGGCAGCCGAACTGGAGGCCGCCAACCTGAGCCACGCCGCTGCCCAGAGGATCGTCAGAGTGCCCATCTTGTACCACGAGAACTCCTCCAGCGCAGAGAGTGCAAGCTCTGCGGTCAACGTGCCAGTCAGCCAGCCCCTCTTGACTTTCCCCCACCCAGTCTACTACTCCCACCCCGTGGTCACATCAGTGCCCTTACTCAGGCCAGTGTGA